The Temnothorax longispinosus isolate EJ_2023e chromosome 12, Tlon_JGU_v1, whole genome shotgun sequence genome includes a window with the following:
- the LOC139822618 gene encoding testis-expressed protein 9, with amino-acid sequence MSDDLLAKEKEFYRLNRDLQLKTRDVMKTVDSIIHARTENLFNNANPNLEDAKAARLGDTTLRIDKQLRTSSIKVSEAPASVECIDDTEIPKKDSNVGNKAVITLLKGKIDMLYKKLQTVQLEYNNKCDYCKELEGEKKGLDDAQIKLRNQIETLNDTVTKLERVNSDTLSDYQALSNENIVLKKDLESFKKEIRTLNQQSTNLDVRLNRSLESNEKLKSALKCSQIEEKELRNQIRKLQDDKRLAVKNLEKQRSELVQAFKKQTLLIDNLKKQNIHLMANGQITLTKEDFAKLLEWKPQKVTDVS; translated from the exons ATGTCTGATGATTTATTGGCAAAGGAGAAGGAGTTCTATCGACTGAATCGTGATCTTCAGCTAAAGACGCGCGATGTAATGAAGACCGTGGATTCAATCATACATGCCCGTaccgaaaatttatttaacaatgcGAATCCAAATTTGGAAGATGCAAAGGCTGCGCGCTTAGGAGATACGACACTAAGGATAGATAAACAATTAAGAACATCGTCAATTAAAGTCTCTGAGGCTCCAGCATCGGTAGAATGTATCGACGACACTGAAATTCCAAAGAAAGATAGTAACGTCGGAAATAAAGCTGTTATCACTTTGCTCAAGGGCAAGATAGATATGCTgtataaaaagttacaaacGGTGCAACTCGAGTACAACAATAAG TGCGATTATTGCAAAGAATTAGAGGGGGAGAAGAAGGGGCTTGACGACGCTCAAATTAAACTGCGCAATCAGATAGAAACGTTAAACGATACAGTTACAAAGTTGGAACGTGTAAATTCGGATACGCTATCAGACTATCAAGCTCTGAGCAacgaaaatattgttttgaagAAG GACTTGGAAAGTTTTAAGAAAGAGATAAGAACGTTGAATCAACAGTCAACCAATCTCGATGTGAGATTAAACAGATCTCTAGAAAGCAACGAGAAACTCAAAAGTGCCTTAAAGTGCAGCCAGATAGAAGAGAag GAATTAAGAAATCAAATCAGAAAGTTACAAGACGATAAGAGATTAGCCGTAAAGAATTTGGAGAAACAGCGGTCGGAATTGGTGCAAGCATTTAAGAAACAGACGCTACTCATAGATAATTTGAAGAAACAAAAC atACATTTGATGGCAAATGGGCAAATCACCTTAACGAAAGAAGACTTTGCGAAGTTATTAGAGTGGAAACCTCAGAAAGTCACTGATGTATCGTAA
- the LOC139822617 gene encoding serine/threonine-protein kinase 16 isoform X2 produces the protein MGCICTKEIITVNSRKYKVCEHLGDGFLCYPKVERSYKTIHKLKLRKAKKQSSLIYMGKICFVNLRIFFNSINSGFSTVLLVEEIITHKKYAIKKITCHGPEDQQLAAKEVEYYKLIKHPNVIECIDSTCKGTADLIVNTTSEMLIVLPYYHKGTLANDLEQRAKNCNYISPTDILSIFLQICEGVKAFHEAKPEPLAHRDLKTANIVLSDDGIPIIMDLGSVSTARVQVCGTQAARTLQDLAAERCSMPYRAPELFNVESYCMVDERTDIWSMGCILYALCYFKSPFDTVYERGDSVALAVISAHITFPEDAPYNEDMQNLILMMLKVNPMERPYIYSVIESVHDTIVKLKHKV, from the exons atggGTTGTATATGCACTAAAGAGATCATTACGGTAAACTCGAGGAAATATAAGGTCTGCGAACACCTCGGAGATGG TTTCCTCTGCTATCCGAAAGTAGAGCGTTCCTATAAAACCATTCATAAACTGAAATTGCGTAAAGCGAAGAAACAATcgtcattaatttatatgggAAAGATTTGTTTCGTAAATCTTCGGATTTTCTTTAATAGTATAAACAG TGGATTTAGCACAGTACTTTTGGTTGAAGAAATCATTACACATAAAAAGTACGctattaagaaaattacttGTCATGGACCAGAAGATCAGCAATTAGCAGCAAAAGAggttgaatattataaattgataaagcATCCAAATGTTATAGAATGTATAGATTCGACTTGCAAAGGTACAGCAGACCTAATCGTGAATACAACGAGCGAAATGTTAATTGTTTTACCATATTATCAT aaaGGAACTTTAGCAAATGATTTAGAACAACGAGCAAAGAATTGTAATTACATAAGTCCTACAGATATCCTGagcatttttttacagatcTGTGAAGGTGTAAAAGCATTTCATGAGGCTAAACCAGAACCTCTTGCTCATAGAGATTTAAAAACTGCAAATATAGTACTTAGCGACGATGGAATACCTATTATTATGGATTTgg GTTCTGTATCAACTGCCAGAGTTCAAGTATGTGGTACTCAAGCTGCACGGACTTTACAAGACTTAGCAGCTGAAAGATGTTCCATGCCATATAGAGCTCCAGAATTATTCAATGTTGAGAGTTATTGTATGGTTGACGAACGAACAGACATTTGG TCGATGGGATGTATACTGTATgcattatgttattttaaatctcCTTTTGATACTGTTTATGAACGAGGCGACAGCGTAGCACTTGCTGTGATTAGCGCACATATAACATTTCCAGAAGATGCCCCTTATAATGAG gatatgcaaaatttaattttgatgatgTTAAAAGTCAATCCAATGGAACGtccgtatatatatagtgtaatAGAGAGCGTGCACGATACTATCgtcaaattaaaacataaagtATAG
- the LOC139822617 gene encoding serine/threonine-protein kinase 16 isoform X1, which produces MNSLGLNIIFRMGCICTKEIITVNSRKYKVCEHLGDGFLCYPKVERSYKTIHKLKLRKAKKQSSLIYMGKICFVNLRIFFNSINSGFSTVLLVEEIITHKKYAIKKITCHGPEDQQLAAKEVEYYKLIKHPNVIECIDSTCKGTADLIVNTTSEMLIVLPYYHKGTLANDLEQRAKNCNYISPTDILSIFLQICEGVKAFHEAKPEPLAHRDLKTANIVLSDDGIPIIMDLGSVSTARVQVCGTQAARTLQDLAAERCSMPYRAPELFNVESYCMVDERTDIWSMGCILYALCYFKSPFDTVYERGDSVALAVISAHITFPEDAPYNEDMQNLILMMLKVNPMERPYIYSVIESVHDTIVKLKHKV; this is translated from the exons ATGAATAGCTTaggtttaaatataatttttagaatggGTTGTATATGCACTAAAGAGATCATTACGGTAAACTCGAGGAAATATAAGGTCTGCGAACACCTCGGAGATGG TTTCCTCTGCTATCCGAAAGTAGAGCGTTCCTATAAAACCATTCATAAACTGAAATTGCGTAAAGCGAAGAAACAATcgtcattaatttatatgggAAAGATTTGTTTCGTAAATCTTCGGATTTTCTTTAATAGTATAAACAG TGGATTTAGCACAGTACTTTTGGTTGAAGAAATCATTACACATAAAAAGTACGctattaagaaaattacttGTCATGGACCAGAAGATCAGCAATTAGCAGCAAAAGAggttgaatattataaattgataaagcATCCAAATGTTATAGAATGTATAGATTCGACTTGCAAAGGTACAGCAGACCTAATCGTGAATACAACGAGCGAAATGTTAATTGTTTTACCATATTATCAT aaaGGAACTTTAGCAAATGATTTAGAACAACGAGCAAAGAATTGTAATTACATAAGTCCTACAGATATCCTGagcatttttttacagatcTGTGAAGGTGTAAAAGCATTTCATGAGGCTAAACCAGAACCTCTTGCTCATAGAGATTTAAAAACTGCAAATATAGTACTTAGCGACGATGGAATACCTATTATTATGGATTTgg GTTCTGTATCAACTGCCAGAGTTCAAGTATGTGGTACTCAAGCTGCACGGACTTTACAAGACTTAGCAGCTGAAAGATGTTCCATGCCATATAGAGCTCCAGAATTATTCAATGTTGAGAGTTATTGTATGGTTGACGAACGAACAGACATTTGG TCGATGGGATGTATACTGTATgcattatgttattttaaatctcCTTTTGATACTGTTTATGAACGAGGCGACAGCGTAGCACTTGCTGTGATTAGCGCACATATAACATTTCCAGAAGATGCCCCTTATAATGAG gatatgcaaaatttaattttgatgatgTTAAAAGTCAATCCAATGGAACGtccgtatatatatagtgtaatAGAGAGCGTGCACGATACTATCgtcaaattaaaacataaagtATAG
- the LOC139822617 gene encoding serine/threonine-protein kinase 16 isoform X5: protein MGCICTKEIITVNSRKYKVCEHLGDGGFSTVLLVEEIITHKKYAIKKITCHGPEDQQLAAKEVEYYKLIKHPNVIECIDSTCKGTADLIVNTTSEMLIVLPYYHKGTLANDLEQRAKNCNYISPTDILSIFLQICEGVKAFHEAKPEPLAHRDLKTANIVLSDDGIPIIMDLGSVSTARVQVCGTQAARTLQDLAAERCSMPYRAPELFNVESYCMVDERTDIWSMGCILYALCYFKSPFDTVYERGDSVALAVISAHITFPEDAPYNEDMQNLILMMLKVNPMERPYIYSVIESVHDTIVKLKHKV, encoded by the exons atggGTTGTATATGCACTAAAGAGATCATTACGGTAAACTCGAGGAAATATAAGGTCTGCGAACACCTCGGAGATGG TGGATTTAGCACAGTACTTTTGGTTGAAGAAATCATTACACATAAAAAGTACGctattaagaaaattacttGTCATGGACCAGAAGATCAGCAATTAGCAGCAAAAGAggttgaatattataaattgataaagcATCCAAATGTTATAGAATGTATAGATTCGACTTGCAAAGGTACAGCAGACCTAATCGTGAATACAACGAGCGAAATGTTAATTGTTTTACCATATTATCAT aaaGGAACTTTAGCAAATGATTTAGAACAACGAGCAAAGAATTGTAATTACATAAGTCCTACAGATATCCTGagcatttttttacagatcTGTGAAGGTGTAAAAGCATTTCATGAGGCTAAACCAGAACCTCTTGCTCATAGAGATTTAAAAACTGCAAATATAGTACTTAGCGACGATGGAATACCTATTATTATGGATTTgg GTTCTGTATCAACTGCCAGAGTTCAAGTATGTGGTACTCAAGCTGCACGGACTTTACAAGACTTAGCAGCTGAAAGATGTTCCATGCCATATAGAGCTCCAGAATTATTCAATGTTGAGAGTTATTGTATGGTTGACGAACGAACAGACATTTGG TCGATGGGATGTATACTGTATgcattatgttattttaaatctcCTTTTGATACTGTTTATGAACGAGGCGACAGCGTAGCACTTGCTGTGATTAGCGCACATATAACATTTCCAGAAGATGCCCCTTATAATGAG gatatgcaaaatttaattttgatgatgTTAAAAGTCAATCCAATGGAACGtccgtatatatatagtgtaatAGAGAGCGTGCACGATACTATCgtcaaattaaaacataaagtATAG
- the LOC139822617 gene encoding serine/threonine-protein kinase 16 isoform X4 gives MNSLGLNIIFRMGCICTKEIITVNSRKYKVCEHLGDGGFSTVLLVEEIITHKKYAIKKITCHGPEDQQLAAKEVEYYKLIKHPNVIECIDSTCKGTADLIVNTTSEMLIVLPYYHKGTLANDLEQRAKNCNYISPTDILSIFLQICEGVKAFHEAKPEPLAHRDLKTANIVLSDDGIPIIMDLGSVSTARVQVCGTQAARTLQDLAAERCSMPYRAPELFNVESYCMVDERTDIWSMGCILYALCYFKSPFDTVYERGDSVALAVISAHITFPEDAPYNEDMQNLILMMLKVNPMERPYIYSVIESVHDTIVKLKHKV, from the exons ATGAATAGCTTaggtttaaatataatttttagaatggGTTGTATATGCACTAAAGAGATCATTACGGTAAACTCGAGGAAATATAAGGTCTGCGAACACCTCGGAGATGG TGGATTTAGCACAGTACTTTTGGTTGAAGAAATCATTACACATAAAAAGTACGctattaagaaaattacttGTCATGGACCAGAAGATCAGCAATTAGCAGCAAAAGAggttgaatattataaattgataaagcATCCAAATGTTATAGAATGTATAGATTCGACTTGCAAAGGTACAGCAGACCTAATCGTGAATACAACGAGCGAAATGTTAATTGTTTTACCATATTATCAT aaaGGAACTTTAGCAAATGATTTAGAACAACGAGCAAAGAATTGTAATTACATAAGTCCTACAGATATCCTGagcatttttttacagatcTGTGAAGGTGTAAAAGCATTTCATGAGGCTAAACCAGAACCTCTTGCTCATAGAGATTTAAAAACTGCAAATATAGTACTTAGCGACGATGGAATACCTATTATTATGGATTTgg GTTCTGTATCAACTGCCAGAGTTCAAGTATGTGGTACTCAAGCTGCACGGACTTTACAAGACTTAGCAGCTGAAAGATGTTCCATGCCATATAGAGCTCCAGAATTATTCAATGTTGAGAGTTATTGTATGGTTGACGAACGAACAGACATTTGG TCGATGGGATGTATACTGTATgcattatgttattttaaatctcCTTTTGATACTGTTTATGAACGAGGCGACAGCGTAGCACTTGCTGTGATTAGCGCACATATAACATTTCCAGAAGATGCCCCTTATAATGAG gatatgcaaaatttaattttgatgatgTTAAAAGTCAATCCAATGGAACGtccgtatatatatagtgtaatAGAGAGCGTGCACGATACTATCgtcaaattaaaacataaagtATAG
- the LOC139822617 gene encoding serine/threonine-protein kinase 16 isoform X3: MNSLGLNIIFRMGCICTKEIITVNSRKYKVCEHLGDGFLCYPKVERSYKTIHKLKLRKAKKQSSLIYMGKICFVNLRIFFNSINSGFSTVLLVEEIITHKKYAIKKITCHGPEDQQLAAKEVEYYKLIKHPNVIECIDSTCKGTADLIVNTTSEMLIVLPYYHICEGVKAFHEAKPEPLAHRDLKTANIVLSDDGIPIIMDLGSVSTARVQVCGTQAARTLQDLAAERCSMPYRAPELFNVESYCMVDERTDIWSMGCILYALCYFKSPFDTVYERGDSVALAVISAHITFPEDAPYNEDMQNLILMMLKVNPMERPYIYSVIESVHDTIVKLKHKV, translated from the exons ATGAATAGCTTaggtttaaatataatttttagaatggGTTGTATATGCACTAAAGAGATCATTACGGTAAACTCGAGGAAATATAAGGTCTGCGAACACCTCGGAGATGG TTTCCTCTGCTATCCGAAAGTAGAGCGTTCCTATAAAACCATTCATAAACTGAAATTGCGTAAAGCGAAGAAACAATcgtcattaatttatatgggAAAGATTTGTTTCGTAAATCTTCGGATTTTCTTTAATAGTATAAACAG TGGATTTAGCACAGTACTTTTGGTTGAAGAAATCATTACACATAAAAAGTACGctattaagaaaattacttGTCATGGACCAGAAGATCAGCAATTAGCAGCAAAAGAggttgaatattataaattgataaagcATCCAAATGTTATAGAATGTATAGATTCGACTTGCAAAGGTACAGCAGACCTAATCGTGAATACAACGAGCGAAATGTTAATTGTTTTACCATATTATCAT atcTGTGAAGGTGTAAAAGCATTTCATGAGGCTAAACCAGAACCTCTTGCTCATAGAGATTTAAAAACTGCAAATATAGTACTTAGCGACGATGGAATACCTATTATTATGGATTTgg GTTCTGTATCAACTGCCAGAGTTCAAGTATGTGGTACTCAAGCTGCACGGACTTTACAAGACTTAGCAGCTGAAAGATGTTCCATGCCATATAGAGCTCCAGAATTATTCAATGTTGAGAGTTATTGTATGGTTGACGAACGAACAGACATTTGG TCGATGGGATGTATACTGTATgcattatgttattttaaatctcCTTTTGATACTGTTTATGAACGAGGCGACAGCGTAGCACTTGCTGTGATTAGCGCACATATAACATTTCCAGAAGATGCCCCTTATAATGAG gatatgcaaaatttaattttgatgatgTTAAAAGTCAATCCAATGGAACGtccgtatatatatagtgtaatAGAGAGCGTGCACGATACTATCgtcaaattaaaacataaagtATAG